The proteins below come from a single Dermatophilaceae bacterium Soc4.6 genomic window:
- a CDS encoding CbiX/SirB N-terminal domain-containing protein translates to MIPGEDDDAIVILAHGSPDPRHAAAVEAITGRVRQIVGARAVHTAYLDHHGPSATEVAAVATGGVLTPLLLTRATHIRDDVPVAARDMDDLGRGRYVVAGALGPDEQLFRACEELLARSGWAARPETAVVLFAGGSSAREAISAIGDSAQQRASRGWGPWTVAALAGGEPVDVVVGRLRADPAVGQVVVVSYMVADGILRDRMLAACDELGVPMAAGTLGDTDLLAQLLVRRADEALRVDRSQEPGSDPHVVATSRRSGDSSSS, encoded by the coding sequence GTGATCCCCGGAGAGGATGACGATGCGATCGTCATCCTGGCGCACGGCTCCCCCGACCCGCGCCACGCGGCGGCGGTCGAGGCCATCACGGGCCGGGTGCGGCAGATCGTGGGCGCGCGGGCCGTCCACACGGCCTACCTCGACCACCACGGCCCGTCGGCGACGGAGGTCGCCGCCGTGGCGACCGGGGGGGTCCTGACCCCGCTGCTCCTCACCCGGGCGACCCACATCCGCGACGACGTGCCCGTCGCCGCACGCGACATGGACGACCTCGGCCGCGGCCGCTACGTCGTGGCCGGCGCCCTCGGGCCCGACGAGCAGCTCTTCCGCGCCTGCGAGGAGCTGCTGGCGCGGTCGGGGTGGGCAGCACGACCCGAGACGGCCGTCGTCCTCTTCGCCGGCGGGTCGTCGGCGCGCGAGGCCATCTCGGCCATCGGCGACAGTGCGCAGCAGCGGGCCAGCCGCGGCTGGGGTCCGTGGACGGTCGCCGCGCTCGCGGGGGGCGAGCCGGTGGACGTCGTCGTGGGCCGGTTGCGCGCCGACCCGGCCGTCGGACAGGTCGTGGTGGTCTCCTACATGGTGGCCGACGGCATCCTGCGCGACCGCATGCTCGCGGCCTGCGACGAGCTGGGGGTCCCCATGGCCGCGGGGACCCTCGGTGACACCGACCTGCTCGCCCAGCTGCTGGTGCGCCGCGCTGACGAGGCACTGCGTGTCGACCGGTCGCAGGAGCCCGGCAGCGATCCCCACGTCGTCGCGACCTCGAGGCGCAGCGGGGACAGCAGCTCCTCATAG
- the cobA gene encoding uroporphyrinogen-III C-methyltransferase — translation MADSSRGYPLTLDLRGRRVLVVGGGPVATRRALALVESGAAVEVVAPEATTDLVAAAAGGRLAWHARAFAAGDAVRPGRAWLVHTATGTDVDAQVAADCDRDGVWCVRADDAAESRAWTPAVARGGLGTPAEGLLVAVSGGGDPRRAAAVRDAVAAGLESGTLPVRRVRRREQAADHVGRVHLVGGGPGSPGLITVRGRALLAAADVVVVDRLGPRDMLDTLSPDVEVVDVGKTPRHHPIPQERINELLVEHALAGKDVVRLKGGDPFVLGRGGEEALHCALNGVPVEVVPGVTSAISVPAAAGIPVTQRGITASFVVASAHEGAGAALEALRDAPVSSTLVLLMGITTLRDTAEQLISSGRSPQTPVAFVESGWTPAQRTTVTTLEKAADIAEQEDVAAPAVIVIGEVVRLRDQLGDLRGVS, via the coding sequence GTGGCTGACAGCTCTCGCGGATACCCCCTGACCCTCGATCTGCGCGGTCGACGCGTGCTCGTCGTCGGCGGCGGACCGGTCGCGACCCGTCGGGCTCTGGCTCTGGTCGAGTCCGGCGCCGCCGTGGAGGTCGTGGCACCCGAGGCGACGACCGACCTCGTGGCGGCAGCGGCCGGCGGCCGTCTGGCGTGGCACGCCCGGGCCTTCGCAGCCGGCGACGCCGTGCGCCCCGGTCGGGCCTGGCTCGTGCACACGGCCACCGGCACCGACGTCGACGCGCAGGTCGCCGCCGACTGCGACCGCGACGGGGTGTGGTGCGTGCGCGCCGACGACGCGGCCGAGTCCCGTGCGTGGACCCCCGCGGTGGCCCGCGGCGGCCTGGGGACCCCGGCCGAGGGACTGCTCGTCGCGGTCAGCGGTGGGGGTGACCCCCGCCGGGCTGCGGCGGTGCGTGACGCCGTCGCCGCGGGTCTCGAGAGCGGCACGCTGCCCGTCCGTCGGGTCCGGCGCCGCGAGCAAGCGGCCGACCACGTCGGCCGGGTCCACCTCGTCGGGGGCGGCCCCGGCTCGCCCGGGCTGATCACCGTGCGCGGGCGGGCGCTGCTCGCGGCCGCCGACGTCGTCGTCGTCGACCGCCTCGGGCCCCGCGACATGCTCGACACGCTCTCGCCGGACGTGGAGGTCGTCGATGTCGGCAAGACACCGCGCCACCACCCGATCCCGCAGGAGCGCATCAACGAGCTCCTCGTCGAGCACGCCCTCGCGGGCAAGGACGTCGTGCGGCTCAAGGGCGGCGACCCCTTCGTGCTCGGCCGAGGAGGTGAGGAGGCGCTGCACTGCGCCCTCAACGGTGTGCCCGTGGAGGTCGTGCCCGGGGTCACCTCCGCCATCTCGGTGCCCGCGGCGGCCGGCATACCGGTCACCCAGCGGGGGATCACGGCCTCCTTCGTCGTCGCGTCGGCGCACGAGGGAGCAGGGGCCGCTCTCGAGGCCCTGAGGGACGCCCCCGTGTCGTCGACCCTCGTGCTGCTGATGGGGATCACCACGCTGAGGGACACCGCCGAGCAGCTGATCTCCTCCGGCCGGTCGCCCCAGACACCCGTCGCCTTCGTCGAGTCGGGGTGGACACCGGCCCAGCGCACGACGGTCACGACCCTCGAGAAGGCGGCCGACATCGCCGAGCAGGAGGACGTGGCGGCCCCGGCGGTCATCGTCATCGGGGAGGTCGTGCGGCTGCGCGACCAGCTCGGCGACCTGCGGGGGGTCTCGTGA
- a CDS encoding phosphoadenylyl-sulfate reductase codes for MTVTITRGRTGEQCRPGTLRALVAEGTEMVGDRGPGLEPTTYEERVEMARRALRWAQETFGEALTVASSMGDTVMAHLAGTTIPGVDVFFLDTGYHFAETIGTRDAYDAMMPINVRTVLPLLSVKQQDVEHGPQLHDRDPDLCCRMRKVEPLQRALKGRQAWVSGLRRDESDTRAATPVIGYDEKRQMVKVNPLATWTHDDVSRFIAEEGVFENPLKSEGYPSIGCGPCTRAVRPGEDERAGRWAGRAKTECGLHT; via the coding sequence GTGACCGTCACGATCACCCGAGGACGCACCGGCGAGCAGTGCCGGCCGGGGACCCTGCGCGCGCTCGTGGCCGAGGGCACCGAGATGGTCGGCGACCGGGGGCCGGGGCTCGAGCCGACCACCTACGAGGAGCGGGTCGAGATGGCCCGGCGGGCGCTGCGCTGGGCCCAGGAGACCTTCGGTGAGGCGCTCACCGTGGCGAGCTCGATGGGTGACACGGTGATGGCCCACCTCGCCGGCACGACCATCCCCGGGGTCGACGTGTTCTTCCTCGACACCGGCTACCACTTCGCCGAGACCATCGGCACCCGCGACGCCTACGACGCCATGATGCCAATCAACGTGCGCACCGTCCTGCCCCTGCTGAGCGTGAAGCAGCAGGACGTCGAGCACGGTCCGCAGCTGCACGACCGCGACCCCGACCTGTGCTGCAGGATGCGCAAGGTCGAGCCGCTCCAGCGGGCCCTGAAGGGTCGGCAGGCCTGGGTGAGCGGCCTGCGCCGCGACGAGTCCGACACGCGGGCCGCGACGCCCGTCATCGGCTACGACGAGAAGCGCCAGATGGTCAAGGTCAACCCGCTGGCGACCTGGACCCACGACGACGTCTCCCGCTTCATCGCCGAGGAGGGGGTCTTCGAGAACCCCCTCAAGAGCGAGGGCTACCCCTCGATCGGCTGCGGACCGTGCACGCGCGCCGTCCGTCCCGGAGAGGACGAGCGCGCCGGTCGCTGGGCCGGGCGGGCCAAGACCGAGTGCGGTCTGCACACCTGA
- a CDS encoding nitrite/sulfite reductase produces the protein MTSPATPTPDPSTPATVRPQRRAGQPTGAWADGDRTPLNHNEAFKQDDDGLNVRQRIIDTYSREGFGSILDDDLRGRMRWWGLYTQRKPGIDGGRTATLEAAELDDEYFMLRIRSDGGALSGEQLRTIAGISTEFARGTADVTDRQNIQLHWIRIEDVPEIWDRLEAVRLMTTQACGDTPRVILGSPVAGIDADEILDGTPALEAIRDRYIGDPEFSNLPRKFKTAISGSPSLDVTHEANDISFVGVDHPQHGPGFDVWVGGGLSTNPIFAQRLGVWVPLEEVPEVWKGVVSIFRDHGYRRLRAKARLKFLVAEWGPEKFRQVLERDYLGRALLDGPPPADPGSRRRDHVGVHRQKDGRYWVGVAPVAGRISGETLVRLADLASTHGSGRVRLTAQQKLLVLDVPQSQTAALTAALEEIGLTSEPSEFRRGVLACTGIEFCKLALVETKALARTTVDELEKRLPGFDSPFTLHVNGCPNSCARFQVADVGLKGLIMQDEQGQDVEGFQVHLGGSIGADAQLARKTRQLRVTADELPDYVERLGRRYLDQREAAEPFAQWARRVDEAHLR, from the coding sequence GTGACCTCCCCGGCTACCCCGACCCCCGACCCCTCGACCCCTGCCACCGTCCGCCCGCAGCGCCGGGCCGGGCAGCCGACCGGGGCGTGGGCCGACGGAGACCGGACCCCCCTGAACCACAACGAGGCGTTCAAGCAGGACGACGACGGCCTCAACGTGCGTCAACGCATCATCGACACCTACAGCCGTGAGGGGTTCGGCTCGATCCTCGACGACGACCTGCGCGGCCGGATGCGGTGGTGGGGGCTCTACACCCAGCGCAAGCCCGGCATCGACGGGGGCAGGACCGCCACCCTCGAGGCCGCCGAGCTCGACGACGAGTACTTCATGCTGCGGATCCGGTCCGACGGCGGCGCCCTCTCGGGTGAGCAGCTGCGCACCATCGCCGGCATCAGCACCGAGTTCGCGCGGGGCACCGCCGACGTCACCGACCGGCAGAACATCCAGCTGCACTGGATCCGCATCGAGGACGTACCCGAGATCTGGGACCGCCTCGAGGCGGTCCGCCTGATGACCACGCAGGCCTGCGGCGACACCCCCCGCGTCATCCTCGGCTCACCGGTCGCCGGCATCGACGCCGACGAGATCCTCGACGGCACACCGGCCCTCGAGGCCATCCGCGACCGCTACATCGGCGACCCGGAGTTCTCCAACCTGCCCCGCAAGTTCAAGACCGCGATCTCCGGCAGCCCCAGCCTCGACGTCACCCACGAGGCCAACGACATCTCGTTCGTCGGTGTCGACCACCCCCAGCACGGCCCGGGCTTCGACGTGTGGGTCGGTGGCGGGCTCTCGACCAACCCGATCTTCGCCCAGCGACTCGGCGTGTGGGTGCCGCTGGAGGAGGTGCCGGAGGTCTGGAAGGGCGTCGTGTCGATCTTCCGCGACCACGGCTACCGGCGCCTGCGCGCCAAGGCCCGGCTGAAGTTCCTCGTCGCCGAGTGGGGCCCCGAGAAGTTCCGGCAGGTGCTCGAGCGCGACTACCTCGGGCGAGCCCTCCTCGACGGCCCTCCTCCGGCGGACCCGGGCTCGCGTCGGCGTGACCACGTCGGTGTGCACCGCCAGAAGGACGGCCGCTACTGGGTCGGCGTCGCTCCTGTCGCCGGGCGCATCAGCGGCGAGACCCTTGTGCGCCTCGCCGACCTGGCCTCGACCCACGGGTCGGGTCGGGTGCGCCTGACAGCCCAGCAGAAGCTCCTGGTCCTCGACGTCCCGCAGTCGCAGACCGCTGCCCTCACCGCCGCCCTGGAGGAGATCGGTCTCACGAGCGAGCCGAGCGAGTTCCGCCGGGGGGTCCTGGCCTGCACGGGCATCGAGTTCTGCAAGCTCGCCCTCGTCGAGACGAAGGCCCTCGCCCGCACGACCGTCGACGAGCTCGAGAAGCGGCTGCCGGGTTTCGACTCGCCCTTCACGCTCCACGTCAACGGGTGCCCCAACTCGTGCGCCCGGTTCCAGGTCGCCGACGTCGGGCTCAAGGGCCTGATCATGCAGGACGAGCAGGGCCAGGACGTCGAGGGCTTCCAGGTACACCTCGGTGGCAGCATCGGCGCCGATGCCCAGCTCGCCCGCAAGACGCGCCAGCTGCGGGTCACCGCCGACGAGCTCCCCGACTACGTCGAGCGGCTCGGTCGTCGCTACCTCGACCAGCGCGAGGCTGCCGAGCCCTTCGCCCAGTGGGCCCGCCGCGTCGACGAGGCGCACCTGCGATGA
- a CDS encoding SRPBCC family protein, with translation MPTVSRTFTVTPPPQQVLDYLADFGNAPQWDPGTETCRQNGAGPVEVGTSWHNVSTVVGVTTELTYTLREKAPDHIVLVGENDSSTSTDTITVVPVGTGSEITYTAELEMHGAAKLATPVMKLVFEKLASDTEEQMTTVLNALPSA, from the coding sequence GTGCCGACAGTCTCACGCACCTTCACCGTCACCCCGCCGCCGCAGCAGGTGCTCGACTACCTCGCTGACTTCGGCAACGCGCCCCAGTGGGACCCCGGCACCGAGACCTGCCGTCAGAACGGCGCCGGACCCGTCGAGGTCGGGACGAGCTGGCACAACGTCTCGACCGTTGTCGGCGTGACCACCGAGCTGACCTATACGCTGCGCGAGAAGGCTCCGGACCACATCGTGCTGGTCGGCGAGAACGACTCCTCCACCTCGACCGACACGATCACGGTCGTCCCGGTCGGCACCGGGTCGGAGATCACCTACACGGCCGAGCTCGAGATGCACGGCGCGGCCAAGCTGGCCACACCCGTCATGAAGCTGGTGTTCGAGAAGCTCGCCAGCGACACCGAGGAGCAGATGACGACGGTGCTGAACGCCCTGCCGAGCGCCTGA